The following are encoded in a window of Pseudalgibacter alginicilyticus genomic DNA:
- a CDS encoding FecR family protein: MTKKEFLELADKFEQGKCSDKEKAVLFKFCEQAQFKSQTAHWDLSEESQMRVKLLKKILQTINTESQKSKAKIRFRHVRNIAAILIGIGLGCYFYFQQYNVSQTKIPSNSITLELEDGTIKIVKENDSSTFFNRQGGVLGKQLGNRLVYNDDDDDDERLEKLIYNTLTVPYGKRFELELSDGTIAHLNSGTSIKYPVKFLKDSERQIFVTGEAFLTVAKDSIHPFIARANNLNIKVLGTEFNINAYPEDTTAEVVLVEGSVALYDTNNLHHNDNKTLLIPGHKAIFNKDDYTISTKTVITDVYTSWINGELVFRNMPFENIIKKLERHYNIKIINKNTNINKTIFNASFGNETIDVILQSLKDNYGINYSINEKTITIN; encoded by the coding sequence ATGACCAAAAAAGAGTTTTTAGAATTAGCAGATAAATTTGAGCAGGGGAAATGTTCAGATAAAGAAAAAGCCGTATTATTTAAATTCTGTGAACAAGCTCAATTTAAGAGTCAGACAGCTCATTGGGATTTGTCTGAGGAATCTCAAATGAGAGTAAAATTATTAAAAAAAATACTTCAAACAATAAACACAGAAAGTCAAAAAAGCAAAGCTAAAATTAGGTTTAGACATGTTCGAAATATTGCAGCTATTTTAATAGGAATTGGTCTGGGTTGTTATTTTTATTTTCAGCAATATAATGTGTCGCAAACTAAAATTCCTTCAAATTCTATAACATTAGAGTTAGAAGATGGTACTATTAAAATAGTTAAAGAAAATGACTCGAGTACTTTTTTTAATAGACAAGGTGGTGTTTTAGGAAAACAATTAGGAAACAGATTAGTTTATAATGATGATGATGATGATGATGAGCGATTAGAAAAATTAATATATAATACGCTTACAGTTCCATATGGTAAACGATTTGAACTTGAATTGTCTGACGGTACCATAGCTCATCTTAATTCAGGTACTTCAATTAAATATCCTGTTAAGTTTTTAAAAGATTCTGAACGACAAATATTTGTAACAGGAGAGGCTTTTTTAACCGTAGCAAAAGACTCCATACATCCTTTTATAGCTAGAGCAAATAATTTGAATATAAAAGTATTAGGTACAGAGTTTAATATAAATGCTTACCCAGAAGATACTACGGCAGAAGTAGTACTTGTAGAGGGTTCAGTTGCTTTGTATGATACAAATAATTTACATCATAATGATAATAAAACACTCTTAATACCAGGGCATAAAGCCATTTTTAATAAAGATGATTATACCATTTCTACAAAAACTGTAATTACAGATGTTTATACCTCTTGGATTAATGGGGAGTTAGTTTTTAGAAATATGCCTTTTGAGAATATTATTAAAAAGTTAGAGCGTCACTATAATATTAAAATAATAAATAAAAACACCAATATTAATAAAACCATTTTCAATGCCAGTTTTGGTAATGAGACTATTGATGTGATATTACAAAGTTTGAAAGATAATTATGGAATAAATTATAGTATAAATGAAAAAACAATAACAATTAACTAA
- a CDS encoding RagB/SusD family nutrient uptake outer membrane protein, which yields MQKMRLFIYCSLIIFCAGCANELDQLPETSILANNYYTTEENVETTVTAAYSELQSLYNTYMILLGELPSDNTYVQAPNSNGGSRSLEDFTWTSTTGFTTSIWENSYESIFYANTVLDVINDIDYESETIKSRRIGEMKFIRGFLYNNLTTIYGEVPLVLEPYDDPSYAFEDTRTPMENINIQIEKDLLESIELLPTTNSAGRANQYAARAILAKFYMKNQNFVDAEIQLEKIISSYRFDLVAIGELYGVEHEGNIEDVFSIQFASDLDGKSEGNSFYYNFTLPDNNGGLGSMAMESAMYDAYEINDLRKNFINDTGGAYYINKWTPSPSTDNGDGGDNHYVVRYADVLLLYAECLNENDDTPLAAVYLNKVRNRAGLNDTDASTKSAMRDAIALERKFELVGEGHRWFDLLRTNKAIETMNAFFASEGRDITVESYRLLAPIPQTEIDITEMIQNPKY from the coding sequence ATGCAAAAAATGCGATTATTTATATACTGTTCATTAATAATTTTTTGTGCTGGATGCGCAAATGAATTAGATCAATTGCCAGAGACAAGTATTTTGGCAAATAACTATTATACTACCGAAGAGAATGTTGAAACAACAGTAACAGCTGCTTATAGTGAGTTGCAAAGTTTGTATAATACCTACATGATTTTGTTAGGTGAGTTACCATCTGATAACACGTATGTTCAAGCACCTAATTCTAATGGGGGGTCAAGGTCTTTAGAAGATTTTACATGGACAAGCACAACAGGTTTTACAACCAGTATTTGGGAGAATTCTTATGAATCTATTTTTTATGCCAATACAGTTCTTGATGTTATTAATGATATTGATTATGAAAGTGAAACCATTAAAAGTAGAAGAATAGGCGAAATGAAATTCATTAGAGGTTTTCTCTATAATAACCTTACTACTATTTATGGTGAAGTGCCTCTTGTGTTAGAACCTTATGATGATCCGTCGTACGCATTTGAAGATACAAGAACACCTATGGAAAACATAAATATACAAATAGAGAAGGATCTTTTAGAGTCTATAGAATTATTGCCTACAACTAATAGTGCTGGAAGAGCAAATCAATATGCGGCCAGAGCCATTCTTGCTAAGTTTTATATGAAAAATCAAAACTTTGTAGATGCTGAGATTCAATTAGAAAAAATTATTTCTTCATATAGGTTTGATTTGGTAGCTATCGGTGAACTTTATGGTGTAGAGCATGAAGGCAATATTGAGGATGTATTTAGTATTCAGTTTGCGTCTGATTTAGATGGTAAAAGTGAAGGTAATAGTTTCTATTATAATTTTACACTGCCAGATAATAATGGGGGATTAGGTTCTATGGCTATGGAATCTGCTATGTATGATGCTTACGAAATAAATGATCTTAGGAAAAATTTTATCAACGATACAGGAGGGGCTTATTATATAAATAAGTGGACACCATCTCCAAGTACGGATAATGGTGACGGTGGCGATAATCATTATGTAGTAAGATATGCAGATGTTTTACTTCTTTATGCAGAATGCCTTAATGAAAATGATGACACACCTTTAGCTGCAGTATATTTAAACAAGGTAAGAAATAGAGCTGGTTTAAACGATACAGATGCATCAACTAAGTCTGCCATGCGAGATGCAATAGCTTTAGAGCGAAAGTTTGAATTAGTAGGTGAGGGACATAGGTGGTTTGATTTACTACGAACTAATAAAGCCATTGAAACAATGAATGCTTTTTTCGCTAGTGAAGGCAGGGATATAACAGTTGAAAGTTACAGATTGTTGGCTCCTATTCCTCAAACGGAAATTGATATTACAGAAATGATTCAAAACCCAAAATATTAA
- a CDS encoding RNA polymerase sigma factor: MIINDLKDVNDAQLLLLIKDGNELAFKVIYNRYWKRLFVYALNILNDKGLAEDVLHEIFTSIWIKKDELKILSLESYLFVSAKNKSISMFRKVKFSEIDDTIIENLSLEPEVNNDLDSADLKSVLERVTKELPNRCKEIFYMSRYDDYSNEEIAKHFEISQRTVENQLYLALKHIRTSLKSVSNFLLTLVISWLS; this comes from the coding sequence GTGATTATAAATGATTTGAAAGATGTTAACGACGCTCAGCTTTTGTTGCTTATAAAAGATGGAAATGAATTAGCCTTTAAAGTCATTTATAATAGATATTGGAAACGCCTTTTTGTTTACGCATTAAATATTCTTAATGATAAAGGTTTGGCTGAAGATGTTTTGCATGAAATTTTTACCAGTATTTGGATTAAGAAAGATGAGTTAAAAATTTTATCCTTAGAAAGTTATCTTTTTGTATCGGCAAAAAATAAATCTATTTCCATGTTTCGTAAAGTGAAGTTTTCAGAAATAGATGATACAATTATTGAAAACTTATCTTTGGAACCTGAGGTAAATAATGACTTGGATTCAGCAGATTTAAAGAGTGTTTTAGAACGTGTGACTAAAGAACTCCCTAATCGTTGTAAAGAAATATTTTATATGAGTCGGTATGATGATTATTCAAATGAAGAAATTGCTAAGCATTTTGAAATTTCTCAACGTACGGTTGAAAATCAACTCTATTTAGCCTTAAAGCATATTAGAACATCTTTAAAAAGTGTTTCAAATTTTCTTCTAACACTTGTTATTTCTTGGCTAAGTTAA
- a CDS encoding BspA family leucine-rich repeat surface protein: protein MKNFYRILSALFLGVICLYSCNVDNTNFEINKNDIFIDSLIIESAKNTFLEEDIKASVINFSRTVSATLPSEATGKEIILSVYLQEGISSSLGSEDAIETGESSFSIYGFGLEEEFQVNLNVLQPFESDKEFVTVWRVNANESITLPLIENGTYNFKVFWGDGESSIVAGYDLESASHTYSEAGDYTVTIWGQLEGINFYSNKTSAENILDITDWGEVKLGNDEAYFRGCSNLQITADNAPDLSETTTFRAMFRECTSFNSNINHWDVSGIVNMQDLFYKASNYNQPLNNWDVSNVITFETIFTNSAFNQDISNWDVSSATTLKNMFRDCPFNQPIGDWDVSNVTSFQSTFRGNDNFSQDLSGWGDKLGKVVTMREMFRESDYNGDLSAWDMSQVVSMWDMFKDSGFNNPSITNWDLSNMDNLETMFGGENCAFNQDISGWNVSNVVNMQNLFQFNVAFNQDLSSWDVSNVKCNLNFDQGATQWEEQNKPPFLVNSNDNNEFCNRSN, encoded by the coding sequence ATGAAAAACTTTTATAGGATATTAAGTGCTCTGTTTTTAGGAGTTATTTGTCTGTATTCTTGCAATGTAGATAATACAAATTTTGAAATAAATAAAAACGATATTTTTATTGATTCCTTAATTATTGAGTCAGCTAAAAACACGTTTTTGGAAGAAGATATTAAAGCATCAGTGATTAACTTTTCAAGAACTGTATCGGCAACTTTACCAAGTGAGGCAACAGGTAAGGAAATAATCTTAAGTGTTTATTTACAAGAAGGCATCAGTTCAAGTTTGGGCTCTGAAGACGCTATTGAAACTGGGGAGTCATCCTTCAGTATCTATGGTTTTGGTTTAGAAGAAGAGTTTCAGGTAAATTTAAATGTACTGCAGCCTTTTGAATCAGATAAAGAGTTTGTAACTGTTTGGCGAGTGAATGCCAATGAATCTATAACACTTCCTTTAATAGAAAATGGAACCTATAATTTTAAAGTGTTTTGGGGAGATGGAGAAAGCAGTATCGTAGCAGGCTATGATCTTGAATCTGCTAGCCATACGTACTCAGAGGCTGGAGATTATACAGTAACAATTTGGGGGCAGTTAGAGGGAATAAATTTTTATTCTAATAAAACCAGTGCTGAAAATATTTTAGATATCACAGATTGGGGAGAGGTTAAATTGGGTAACGATGAAGCTTATTTTAGAGGCTGTTCTAATCTTCAAATCACGGCAGATAATGCTCCTGATTTGAGTGAAACAACCACTTTTAGGGCTATGTTTAGAGAATGTACCTCTTTTAATAGTAACATTAATCATTGGGATGTAAGTGGTATTGTAAATATGCAAGATTTGTTTTATAAGGCGTCTAATTACAATCAACCTTTAAATAATTGGGATGTAAGTAACGTAATTACTTTTGAAACAATTTTTACAAACTCTGCGTTCAATCAAGATATTTCTAATTGGGATGTCAGCAGTGCTACAACCTTAAAAAATATGTTTAGAGATTGTCCTTTTAATCAACCAATTGGAGATTGGGATGTTTCAAATGTAACGAGCTTTCAGTCCACCTTTAGAGGGAATGATAATTTTAGTCAAGATCTTTCTGGCTGGGGTGATAAGTTAGGTAAAGTGGTTACTATGCGTGAAATGTTTAGAGAGTCAGATTACAACGGCGATTTAAGTGCTTGGGATATGAGTCAAGTTGTAAGCATGTGGGATATGTTTAAAGACAGTGGGTTTAATAATCCGTCCATAACAAATTGGGATTTAAGTAATATGGATAACTTAGAAACCATGTTTGGAGGAGAAAACTGTGCTTTTAATCAAGATATTTCAGGATGGAATGTAAGTAATGTTGTTAATATGCAAAACTTATTTCAATTTAATGTTGCTTTTAATCAAGACCTTTCAAGTTGGGATGTAAGTAATGTGAAATGTAATTTAAACTTTGATCAAGGTGCTACGCAATGGGAAGAACAAAATAAACCACCTTTTTTAGTAAATAGTAATGATAATAATGAGTTTTGTAACAGATCAAACTAA
- a CDS encoding TonB-dependent receptor — translation MKKLLKNKRSLYKLEKFDLKMRLSVLLIFTTLFTMQAREVYGQGTKVSLQLKNVSISQFIDQLESTTDFRFVYKVKDVDLDRLITVKTKNEDITNVLNRIFSNTNTAFNFSNRLIYLVKRYEVPFSYNQAVIQNIVEGKVLDNNGMPLPGATVLEKGTGNGATTDFDGNFKIAVNGEAILQVSYVGFITKEVPVDNQSSINITLSSDNQKLDEVVLIGYGTNSKRNINGAIASIESDDIQTYSNAKNIDQALVGKLAGVNILTDARNPGDSNSIVIRGAGSITRDAEPLIVVDGYPLGEGSSLNLLNSNDIESVSVLKDAASASIYGSRAANGVIIITTKKGSGKKMSVQVSSVLGVQERVNSYDLLNAYDAAKFFRDARNNAYLKNHPTANINDSEEERLAKGANVRELILDYTIPYLNNEAGLTDFDWEDAVYRPGTIQNHYLNISGATEKTDYAVSIGYTGEEGIVITADQKRYTTNIKINTRVNDYLKYGININGYYSERGLTNGGNNYRFPIDPAGRAMVYMYPFFSAYDDSHSTGYNVEAQIIANRPYNANMQENPVAMAELSKYDRTEFKSFGNTYLAITPIKNLEFKTSLGYMFSTFYTDQFASMETGAYRELISERDTQQGSESRSDNSQILIENTLDYTFDINKHSFGVLLGQSFQKSYSTSLSVVGDNFPNDIIDNINGSTTQTASASRSRWTQLSYFGRLMYDYDNTYFLTASLRRDGSSKFGIDNRYGTFASFSAGWVLSNEDFFPKNDVLTYSKLRYSWGETGNNQIGNYSQYATIGTGADYPFDGTLYPGAAPTSSPSYGLGWETNTSNNFGLDLGFFNTINLGANYYIANISDLLLDRPVPEHTGFNTSLQNIGEMQNRGWEFEINTSQIKLGDLNVALNANLTTNENEIISLGGVDELYEGGNQRFISRVGGSLANLYGYKIIGLLKSQEEVDEYNNKKSTTLTAEIGDYIFQDTDNNDIINADDRVELGDYKPEVTYGFGINLDYKGFDLSMSFNGTMGRVAYDLMTSNYLEYGEAFSNTDYYYYNNYWDPINNPEGFLAPPDAYGNTSTRAASRNPTNYNVLDADYLRLRSMQIGYSFPSALLDQVYIDNLRVFVSGTNLYTWTKYRGMNPDGGSSGNPLSSGYVEGTTSIPRVISVGINLSF, via the coding sequence ATGAAAAAACTTCTTAAGAACAAAAGAAGTCTCTATAAGTTAGAGAAATTTGATTTAAAAATGAGATTAAGTGTTTTATTAATATTCACAACTTTATTTACAATGCAGGCTCGTGAAGTTTACGGCCAGGGTACTAAAGTATCTTTACAGCTCAAAAATGTTTCCATAAGCCAATTTATTGACCAATTAGAAAGTACAACAGATTTTCGTTTTGTATACAAAGTAAAAGATGTTGATTTAGATAGATTAATAACAGTAAAAACAAAAAACGAGGACATAACCAATGTGTTGAATCGTATTTTTAGTAATACAAATACAGCCTTTAATTTTAGCAATAGGCTTATATATTTAGTAAAACGTTATGAAGTTCCGTTTTCATATAACCAAGCAGTTATTCAAAATATAGTAGAAGGAAAAGTTTTGGATAACAATGGAATGCCATTGCCAGGTGCTACAGTATTAGAAAAAGGAACGGGCAATGGAGCCACAACTGATTTTGATGGAAATTTTAAGATAGCTGTAAACGGAGAGGCTATTTTACAAGTATCTTATGTTGGTTTTATCACTAAAGAGGTTCCTGTAGATAATCAAAGTTCAATAAATATTACGCTATCTTCAGATAATCAAAAGTTAGATGAGGTTGTATTAATAGGTTATGGAACAAATTCTAAAAGAAATATTAATGGCGCCATTGCTAGTATTGAGTCTGATGATATTCAAACCTATTCAAATGCAAAAAATATAGACCAAGCATTGGTAGGGAAATTAGCAGGTGTAAATATTTTAACAGATGCAAGAAACCCGGGTGATAGTAACTCAATAGTTATAAGAGGTGCAGGTTCAATTACAAGAGATGCAGAACCCCTAATAGTTGTTGATGGTTACCCTTTAGGAGAAGGCAGTTCATTAAACCTTTTAAATAGTAATGATATAGAGAGTGTTAGTGTTTTAAAAGATGCTGCATCAGCGTCTATTTATGGGTCTAGAGCAGCTAATGGTGTTATAATTATTACTACAAAAAAAGGGAGTGGAAAAAAAATGTCCGTTCAAGTAAGTTCTGTTCTTGGTGTTCAAGAACGCGTCAATTCATATGATTTATTAAATGCTTATGATGCAGCCAAATTTTTTCGAGATGCAAGAAATAATGCATATTTAAAGAATCACCCAACTGCTAATATTAACGATTCTGAAGAAGAACGTTTAGCTAAAGGTGCAAATGTAAGAGAACTAATTTTAGACTATACCATTCCTTATTTAAATAATGAAGCGGGGTTAACTGATTTTGATTGGGAAGATGCTGTTTATAGGCCAGGTACCATTCAAAATCATTATCTAAATATATCTGGGGCAACAGAAAAAACGGATTATGCGGTGTCTATAGGCTATACTGGAGAGGAAGGTATTGTTATTACAGCAGATCAAAAAAGATATACCACAAATATTAAAATAAATACCCGTGTTAATGACTATTTAAAGTACGGAATTAATATTAATGGTTATTACTCTGAAAGAGGATTAACAAATGGAGGCAATAATTATCGATTTCCAATAGATCCAGCAGGAAGAGCTATGGTGTACATGTATCCATTTTTCTCTGCTTATGATGATAGTCATTCAACAGGTTATAATGTTGAAGCACAGATAATAGCTAATAGACCTTATAATGCAAATATGCAGGAAAACCCTGTGGCTATGGCAGAGTTGTCTAAATATGACCGTACAGAATTTAAGTCGTTTGGAAATACATATTTAGCAATTACACCAATTAAAAACCTTGAGTTTAAAACGTCTTTAGGTTATATGTTTTCTACATTTTACACCGATCAATTTGCTTCAATGGAAACAGGGGCATACAGGGAGTTGATTAGTGAAAGAGATACGCAGCAAGGGTCTGAAAGCAGAAGTGATAACAGTCAAATTCTTATAGAAAACACCTTAGATTATACGTTTGATATTAATAAACATTCCTTTGGAGTTTTATTAGGGCAAAGTTTTCAAAAAAGTTACTCTACAAGTTTATCTGTGGTAGGAGATAATTTTCCTAATGATATTATTGACAATATTAATGGGTCAACTACTCAAACAGCTAGCGCATCTAGAAGTAGATGGACGCAATTATCATATTTTGGAAGGTTGATGTATGACTATGACAATACTTATTTTTTAACAGCTTCTTTGCGTAGAGATGGTTCTTCAAAGTTTGGTATTGATAATAGGTATGGAACTTTTGCTTCTTTTTCAGCAGGTTGGGTGTTAAGTAATGAAGATTTTTTTCCTAAAAACGATGTTTTAACATATTCAAAGCTACGTTACAGTTGGGGGGAAACAGGAAATAATCAAATAGGGAACTATTCTCAATACGCTACTATTGGCACGGGAGCAGATTATCCTTTTGATGGAACACTTTATCCTGGAGCAGCACCAACAAGTTCACCTTCATATGGATTAGGTTGGGAAACAAATACATCTAATAATTTTGGTTTGGATTTAGGTTTTTTCAATACTATAAATTTAGGAGCCAATTACTATATAGCAAATATTTCTGATTTACTTTTAGATAGACCCGTACCAGAGCATACAGGTTTTAACACATCTCTTCAAAATATTGGAGAAATGCAAAATAGAGGTTGGGAGTTTGAAATTAATACGTCTCAAATCAAATTAGGAGATTTAAATGTAGCTTTAAATGCAAACTTAACTACAAATGAGAATGAAATTATTTCTTTAGGAGGCGTAGATGAATTATATGAAGGCGGTAACCAGCGTTTCATTAGTCGTGTTGGAGGTTCTTTAGCTAATTTATATGGTTATAAAATAATAGGATTGCTAAAATCTCAAGAGGAAGTTGATGAATATAATAATAAAAAATCTACAACATTAACAGCTGAAATAGGAGATTATATATTTCAAGATACTGACAATAACGATATAATTAATGCCGATGATAGAGTAGAATTAGGAGATTATAAGCCAGAAGTAACATATGGTTTTGGAATCAATTTAGATTATAAGGGGTTTGATTTAAGTATGAGCTTTAATGGCACCATGGGTAGAGTGGCTTATGATTTAATGACATCAAATTATTTAGAATATGGAGAAGCATTTTCTAATACAGATTATTACTATTACAATAATTATTGGGATCCTATTAATAATCCAGAAGGCTTTTTAGCACCTCCAGATGCTTATGGAAATACGTCAACTCGTGCCGCCAGTAGAAACCCTACAAATTACAACGTTTTAGATGCCGATTATTTAAGACTAAGAAGTATGCAAATTGGTTATAGTTTTCCTTCTGCTTTGTTAGACCAAGTATACATTGATAATTTACGAGTGTTTGTTTCAGGAACAAATTTATATACCTGGACTAAATATAGAGGAATGAATCCAGATGGAGGAAGTTCAGGAAATCCGCTTAGTAGTGGTTATGTAGAAGGAACTACATCTATACCAAGAGTAATATCTGTAGGAATCAATTTATCATTTTAA